TGGAGTCATAGTGTAGTGGCAGCATGAGACAGCTAGTTTTACCTGTTGTTCAAATGTTTGAAACATCTTCCCCTTCCAGGGTAGTTTAAGATAGACCCAACTTCCTTTATCTCCAGATGGGAGCACCATCTCGAAGTCTTCGCATTGGATTCTAGTATGTTATAGGAGTACACTATTTTTAGATTGATATTTGTTTTTGACATAAGTTTCAATAACTATGGTGAAACTGTGAAGGTGAAAAGCAATTTTTGTTACTGTAAGCtgactttaaaatattttgttgcATTTCAGGTCACAGCAACCCAACTGGGACTATCATGCTGAAGTAGAGGCCTTCAGTCATCGTCTTAATGAGAATTTCAACCTGGATCTTCTAAAAACAGCATTTGTTAATCCCTGTTACATCATGTCTGAGGAAGCACGTCGCCAGGAGCTTAAACTGGAAAGGGAGGAAATAACATTAAATCTTAAAGACAACCAGCAGTTATTTGAGAAAGGTTTATCGTTCGCAAATAAATACCTCCAAGACTGTTTCAGTAGTGCCTATCCAAACTTACCTGCAGATGGTGTTTCGGCACTTACTGGTCACATCACTGGGTCACAGATTGTGTGCCATGTGGCCAGGAATTTAGCTGTTGAAGACTTGACACTAAGTGCAGAGTTTCCAGTGCCACAAGAGGTTTTACAAAAGACATTCTTTGCTCTTATTGGAGCTTTGCTAGAGAGCAGTGGACCTGCAAGAGCCACCTTATTTGTCAGGGTAAGATATTGGGGCGGTAATGGTGTGGGTAGTAGTTTATATTGCATGTTTAAATAATAACAAGGAACTACACTCGGTACGGTGACAATTGCCTAAGGTTCAAGCAGATTTACAAGTTGTGAGAGCAGAAACAATTTGCATTCATATAATTTATATTATATCTTCAACATAAAGAAATGACCTAAGATGTTTCTCAGAAGCACAGACAAATATAAATAGCAAGACTCGCAGAAAGCTTGGTAACCAGAGTGGTTTGAGGTTGAAGGTAATTAATGAACAAACCAGTGGGGATAATGAGAATTGttttatgatctggaatgcaataCCTGAAAGGATGGTAAAAGCAGTTTAATGCTTCCTTTGAAAATAGaattgaactgaaaatgtgttgctggttaaagcgcagcaggtcaggcagcatccaaggaacaggaaattcgacgtttcgggcacaagcccttcatcaggaatgaggagagtgtgccaggcaggctaagataaaaggtagggaggagggacttgggggaggggcgatggagatgtgataggtggaaggaggtcaaggtgagggtgataggccggagtggggtgggggcggagaggtcaggaagaaaattgcaggttaggagggcggtgctgagttcgagggaatcgactgagacaaggtggggggaggggaaatgaggaatgtaTGTTTGTAAAGGAGAAAAATTGTAGGACCATGAGGAAGGTCCTACCATGAGGAAGGATCAAGACCAGTTGGACGGTTCTTTCGAACAGCCAGTTCAAACATGATTGGCTGAATTACCTCCTCCCCTGTGCTTGATAATTCTGACACCCTGGAAAAGATATTAGAAGGggtaataaaaacaaattcaaaggAATAGGTTTAACATTCAGGCTTAAAAGAGGAGCTTGGTATAATGAGGAAATGAATTTATGTCAGAAACTGTAGAGTTTAGCTCTTGTTATACAGCCAGCATGTATGAAAGGTAAAAACACAGATGATTTCAAGATAAAATACCCATTGGGCAAATTGTGTGATTGGAAGTGATGTGGAATGAAAATgttaagaacatagaaaaatacagcgccctcaatgttgcaccgaccgaagcttacctaacctacactagccaactatcctccatatacctatccaatgcccgtttaaatgcccataaagagagagagtccaccactgctactggcagggcattccatgaacgcacgactcgctgagtaaagaatctacccctaacatctgtcctatacctaccacctcttaatttaaagctatgccccctcgtaatagctgactccatatgtggaaaaaggttctcattgtcaactctatctaaacccctaatcatcttgtagacctctatcaagtcacccctaaaccttcttcaatgaaaatagccccaagtacctcagcctttcctcatacgatcttcctaccataccaggcaacatcctggtaaacctcctctgcacccgttccagtgcatccacatccttcctatagtatggcgaccaaaactgcacacaatactccagatgcggccgcaccagagtcttatacaactgcaacatgacctcaggactccggaactcaattcctctaccaataaaagccagtacgccatatgccttcttcacagcactatttacctggatggcaattttcagagatctgtgtacatggacaccaagatccctctgctcatccacactaccaagtatccaaccattagcccatcttcttgttacccttaccaaagtgaatcacttcacacttagctacattgaactccatttgccacctttctgcccagctctgcagcttaactatatcccgctgtaacctgccacatccttcctcactgtcaacaactccaccgacttttgtatcatccgcaaacttgctcacccaaccttctagcccttcctccaggtcatttataaaaatgacaaacagcaatgatcccacaacagatccttgcagaacaccgctagtaactgcactccaagatgaacctttatcatcaactactaccctctgtctttttccagccagccaattcctaatccaaacctccaacgcaccctcaatgccatacctctgtatttttttgcagtagcctaccatggggaaccttatcaaacgccttaagCAAAATTGCTCGTACTGTTGAGGAAATGTGTTTATTGAAGTTTACACAAAATGAAGGAATGAGTGTAGTCTTTCTCAAGATACTAGAAATTTGCCAAGGTTTGAATATTTAATGTCCTATTCTTAGCTAAAATCCTTTGAAAATGTTCGTGATTAGTGAGGTAAGACATGTCAGTGATGGGAAGTGAAATGTTTTTAATTATTTTATCAACCAGAATCAAAATTGCTCTACTGCATAAAGAACAAACCCAGAAATGGAGTAAAACCACCTCTATTTTGTCTTAACAATGTGCTTTAATTTCAAAACACTCATATTCCTTACATCCTGCCAACCTTATGGCTTCTCTGAGATCattacaatgtttttttttgcaatagcaACATAGTGGATTGAGATTAGAGAAAAATTACTCCTCTTGTACAATGGGACTTGTAAAATGCATTGCACTCAAAATACAAGATGAAACAGTCAAAATACTGGAGAGCACTTAGCAAACACATTCTTGTTTGTTTATGAGGAGAGAAAATTAGCAGAATCTTCTCAGACATGAAAAATAGACCTATAATGTACAAAAACTTtatggaaatgtcaaataataTTGCTTGAATTTTGTACAAAGCGAAAGAACTAAAATCACCTTGGTCAGACACAAGTTTTGACTAAGATGCATTTGGATTGTGCACTATTCAGGTGGAGGCAGTGACCTTGGGAAAATTCAAATATGGAATCTGCTAGTCCAGTCATGAGCTGGGCACACTTTGCTGGGCTCTTGAGAGCCCTGTTTCTGATGATTTCTTACGTTCAGATTTAAATATTTATGCATGTCATTGTATTTTTCCTCATTATTAAAAGGTTAATAATGGCTGGAGGGTTAGTGTCAAATGCTTTTGATTTCAAACTAATGCTAAGATGTTGCAGTGTAAATTCTGAGTTGGGCCTGACTTTGCCCTTGATATGGAGTACAATATTTTTGCATCTGCAGAGCAAAGCTGCTTCACCCTCACATGGCAACTGTGCAAATGTCAGCTCCATTAACCAACTAAAAACTTGAAATTTACAAAGTGAGGGCTTTGGTCTTCATTTATGTAGTTGAATTGACAGAATtccagtatggttgaatttaaagtTCAGATGGAGAGTGTCAAGATAAAATCGAATACCAGAGTCTTGTGCTGAAACAAGGGGAGATGACAATAGGGTGAGGGAGGACATGGCTGAAGTAAACTGAAAACAAAGGTttgatggtgggacagttgatgagcagtggaggattttcatagcaatttttcaaaatgctcaacaaaaatacattccaatgaaaaggaaggactgtaagaaaaggggtaatctgccctGGGTGTCTAAGAAAATAAGGGAGGTtctcaaattgaaagagaaggcaaacAAAATGGCCAAGATCAGTGGGAATCTAGAAGACtgggaaagctttaaaggtcaacagaaagctacTTAAAGATCTATAAAGAAAGGTAAGATGAAACATGAggaaaaactagcacagaatgtaaagacagatagcaaaagtttctagaaatagataaaatgaaaaagagtagcaaaagtaaacattggtcctttagaggatgagcaGGGGCATTTAATCATGGAATATGATGAaaaggctgaggcattgaacaggtattttgtgttggtcatcacagtggaggacacaaataacataCCAGTAATTTGACAAAGAGACAAACGTAGGTGAGTAGCTGGGAACAATCATTATCACAGAAGTGGTAgtattgggcaagctaatggagctaaggatacacaagtctcctggccctgatggaatgcaacCCAGGGTACTAAATGAGGtggcgggagaaatagcaaatgcatttGTGGCAATTTCCCAGAAGTCGCTGGACTCTGGGACAGTtctagcagattggaaaacagcaaatgtctcaccactgttaaaaaaaagggaggtaggcaaaagatgggaaattatagaccagttagcttaacttctgtaatgGGCAGGTGCTTGATTCTATTATCAAGCAAGAAATAGCTGGGCATCTAGATAGCAGTTGTCCCGTTGGGCAGACGCGGTATGGGTTCATGAACAGcaagtcatgcttaactaatcattggaagacattacaagcaagatggacaatggggacccggtggaggtggtgtacctagatttaaAAAAGGTCTTCAACAAGGTGTCGCAGAAGATGCTACTACATACGATAGAGTTGCATGGCGTTgcgggtaaagtattagcatggatagaggattggttgactaacaggaagcaaagagtggggttAAATGAATGCTATTCTGCTTGGCAATCAGTGAATAGTAGTGTGCCTCAgatatcagtgttgggaccgcaattattcacaatttacatagatgatttggagttggggaccacgcgtagtgtgtcaaagtttgcagatgacactaagataagtggcagagcaaagtgtgcagaagactgtgaaactttgcagaggaatatAAATACTTTaattgagtgggcaaaggtctggcagatggaataaatgtgaaatcatcccttttggtaggagtaatagtaaaaaggactattacttgaatggtaaaaagttgcagagggacctgggtatccttgtacaCAAAGCagagaaggttggtctgcaggtacaactggtaattaagaaggcaaatggaattttgtccttcattgctaaagggattaagtttaaaagcagggaggttatgttgcagctgtatagggtgctggtgaggccacacctggagtaatgCGTGCAGCTTTAGTCCCCTTACTGAGgaaagggggtgcagaggaggttcgctatgttgattccggagttgtaggggttggcttatgaagagagactgagtagactgggaatatattcattggaattcagaagaatgaggggggaaatcttataaaacatataaaattatgaagggaatagattagatagaggatgttttcactggtgggtgaaactaggactagagggcatagcctcaaaattaaggAGGgtaaatttaggactgaattgaaaaggaacttcttcacccagagggttctgaacctatggaattccctgcctagtgaAGGAGTTGACGcaacttcagtaaatgtttttaaagctaagatagttcttttttgaacaatgaaggaattaggGGGGACAGGTAattggagctgaggccacgaaagatcagccatgattctattgaatggcagaacagcctTGAACAGCCAGatagcttactcctgctcctacttcttatgttcttatgtaataTAATTCTGGGTTGTGTCAGTTGTGTTTGTAGTTTTGTATGATTTGAACCAAGACCAAAAGTAACTATTTATATCCTTGAATGCAATGTTTGGTGACTTGTGTTATTAACATGGTGTTACATGCTGTCTCTCTTTAATGCATGTAATGATTCAAATGCTTTGTGAATTTGTAACAATCTACTAACAGTTCATGAAATGTTCACTCCTGCTTTCACTTTTGAATAAAAAATTTGACTTTATGTTGTTATGTGTTTTCTAATTTATAGGACTTCTTAATTACTCAACTTATTGGTAAAGATCTGTTCGAAATCTGGCCTGTTGTTAATCCCATGGGACTATTGGTGGAAGAGATGAACAAAAGGAAGATGGCTCTTCCTGAGTCCAGACTGACGAGACAGTCTGGAGTCAGCACTGTGCTCCCGGTGTATTTTGTTGGACTATACAGGTACTTGATGAATGTTGGTTAACATGCTATGGAGTGGCTATGACTTAAACCCTATGATTAATAAATATGAATGGAACTGCTGTGAAAAAGCATTTCATATTACATTTTATGTTTCCTCTTGCTCATCATATAAATGTATTGCAGGCTGTAAAATGTTAGGTCTCGGAAATGAAGCTTAAAAGCTGTTTGGAACAGTGGAATGCTAAGGGTTGATGGCGTTCTTGATGGTTGGAAGCATGTTTTATGAATTGCTGGATAGAAGGATAATTTAATGGCTGCAGAAATAAAGTGGTGGGCAGGGTTGCTGATTGGATGAGTGGGTTGCTGCTGTGGGAAATGAGTTTAGGATTGCTGATTCACATTATGAACAGGCAGTGAAAGATTTTGTATGAGCAGCTGCATTAATGTTAAGGAATGCTCCATTTAAAGATTGCTCATTTTTAAAACAGTAATTTTGCATCTGCAAGAGCTACCTGATAGTGACATCTCTTTTTGAACCATTGCAAGTCTTGTGTTAATAATCTTGTAGTCCTGGTGTTGATGGAGTTTTGCAGGGCAATAAAGAAGTAGTAATATATACCCATCAGGATGATATGTTATTTAGCTCTTACATGATAGGCCTTTCAGAATGAGCTGGTaatcctgcttctcggatgctgcctgaccagctgtgcttttccagcaccacactttttgactctgatatctatcatctgcagtcctcacttagtCCTGCCACTTGTCAATCCAACATAGGAGACTAAAAGCTGCAGTTGCCAGGCATCTGTGAAATGTTTAAATCCAAATATTGCAATAAAGAATATCATTTTTAAATGAAACAGCTGGAAGCCATTGACTTGTCGGTGCTGCCTTGAGCTGGAAGCCATTGACTTGTTGGTGCTGCCTTGAGCAATGCAAAGATTAGTTGGGGTATTTTGCCTGTACGGAGTTGGTACATTTGGAATAGAAGAAAGAGAAGAGTTGATGAATGAAGGGTGAGAGAAGTGCCTAAAATGGAATCAAATACTTTGGATATGAGAGTACAGCTGTTCTATTAAGTTAAAATAGAACAGAGAAAAGAGATCAACTCCTAAAAATGCATGAATGCTTAAGAGGAAATGTCTCTTTTCTTGGGCCATTCAGTCAAGCTGCATGTATTAAATATTCCTAGAATTGTCATTTATTTTACATAATTAAATTGAACTTTCAGCTTTCAGACATGAGTTTTAATTTTTAAGTTTTGCTCAACTTCCCTAaacaattagtttttttttgctaattGACTGGGTTAGATGAAAGATTTTGTATGGTTTGTGAAATAGTTACCTCATGAAGCCTGCATTGTTCAATTTTGTGTGACAAGTAACTCATACATTTAAATTATACTTGGTAAATGCATCTGTCTTACATTTATAAGAAAATGTAGTAGTACTGACCTTGAAATGCTGGGATTAACAGATTTCAATGTCTTGTTTCAGTGATAAGCAACTAATTGCAGAAGGACCTGGTGAAACTGTGCTGTCAGCAGAAGAAGAGTCAGCACGAGTAGCACTGCGTAAAATTTATGGCTATACAGAAAACAGACGACCTTGGGATTATTCAAATCCCACAAAGCAACCCACAGCAGCTAAAGCTCTGTGCAATTAATGTGCTGGCCTCATCCCATCTGATTTGTCATCAAGTAATAGTCCTGATTATAGGACATTAATCATTGTAAAATGATGAACATTTGCacagctgaaataaaaacattcaAATTCAGTTTTCATTTTTTATTGCAAAAGTATTTGGGGCATTGTGTCCTGAtgatgtgtacagttctgctgtcATGTTGTTAAAAGAATATAGATGTACTGGaaaggatgtgttgtcccagtcacgaaacgtctgaaagtgaaccttccagctcagtgagcaaacttacatccagagcctcaacctgagctacaaatcttctcaaagcttgctaggattattttcatttgaaagacggaggttgagaggggacctgattgaggtttaaaaaatcatgaggtatagacaggatggataacaagaaactttttcccataGTGGGGAATTCAATTACTAAGGCtaacgagttcaaggtgaggggataagtttaagggagatatgtgtgcaAAGTTcttaacgcagagggtggtgggtgcctggaacgcattgccagtggaggtggtagaggcagacatgatagcatcatttaagatgaatctggacagatacatgaatgggcagggagtagagggatacagatccttagaaaataggcaacaggtttaggtagaggatgtggattggtgcaggcttggagggctgaaggaactgttcctgtgctgtaattttattTGTTATTTGTACTTTGTTCTTTTAATAACATGACTTCTTAATGACCTATCCAGAGTGCAGTTTACCAGGAATATCGATTGAAGTCTCAACCACTCATCCAATGAGTGATCGGCAAAACTGTGATAAAAATATTTGAATATAGTTAAGTGCAAAGTCATCCACTTCAGATACAAAAATAATGATAGATCTGAATACTTTATAAATGGTCAAACTTTAGGAACTGTGTAGATTGAAAGGAATTTGGGATTCATTTAATCACTAAAATATCATGGACAGGTGCAGAAATTAATCAAAACAGCCAATGGAAtgatgtattttgttttaaatattgaaaggcaaaagaaaaaaatgttcctCAATATCTACACAAAGCCATTAGACCACATCTGGATGATTCTATTCAGTTCTGGGCCTGAATCCTAGAAAAGATCCTTCTGACCTTGGAGATGGTGTGACccagatttaccagaatggtatCCAGATGccaagttttaaaaatattacaagTGAGGGTTGTATTTCTCAAACTGGAAAAAAAAGGATTTGGTTTgatcaaaattttaaaatgagtATATGCAGCAAATCTACTGGTTGGGAAATCTAGAATAGACCCTTCAGGAGTGAGGTTTGGAGGCATGCCTACCTGTACAGGATATGGTAATTTATGAGCCTTTAACAAAGGCAGATGGTAGTAAATCAGTTGTTGATTTCAGACTTAACTCTTGGTTGACAGAAGTTTTTAAAGGAATTAGGTCACATTAGTCATAAACTCATTGAATGGCTGGACAAACCTAATGAGTTGAATAACCTACTcctatttgtattttttttaatactgCTTTCTGGGTCTAGAATCAGTATCCATCTTATTACTCTCTTGGAACCTTAGTGTGAGAGGGAATTTGTTGGTCACATCCTTTCGATATAGTTATGGTTATTTTTGTTTACTTTGTTGACACTTCAGTATTGTGTGTGAATGTGGTATTGGAGGAGGACATTGTGTTCCTAGTCAAATTTAAGTTTGATGTTTTGAAATACAGAAAAAACTGAATTAAAACTATTACATCTGGATTCCAAAATATAGACGTATTGGTTTGATATTAAAGGTATTTCTATGCAGGGAGTCACATTGGTTGTTAATAAGTAGTAACTTCAATTCCATAGATTGCCAAGAACTGGCAGCCTCTATACGTTCCTCATTGTAGATTTGTACCAACTTATTTTTTTTCCTCCATAACTTTACTTCAATTCTGTAGGATCTGATTTTTCCTTTCATGGAAGGAAATACAATTATGGGTGATTTTCCCCAAGTAACACAGAAAGGCAGAAGGAAACTTGTACGTATAACAAAGGCAAGAGAGCAAGGTTTACACCAACTATGTTCACATCCACTGGCAAGCTTAAAAAGCATAATATTGAATTAGGCGCTGTGGACAGGTAGATGGTATTCAACAGTTTGCCATTTGCACTTCATTCATCATATGCAGTGATGAAATGCACTCCAAAGGGTTAGAAAGATTACACAAGCAAGGCTATATATGAATTAATTTATGCAAAGTAGAAACCTGGTCTATGTCTGCACCAAGCACAGAATGTAAAGTTACTTTATATTGTGACTATCCCCAGAAATAATTTTATATTAATCTAAATAGTGAACATAATATAGCTTCTTGGGTGAAATCGGTACAACAACAAATTATTGAGAGAAGAAACACTGTtcaaattttatttcattctggTGTTCTTTGAAGTTTTCCTAATGCTAGGAGGAATCTTTAAAGCCATACTTGTCCATCAACATTTTTGTTAATTCAGTTTTGTAAGTTTCATAATGAGGTAAACAGTTACAAATACAATGGTGAAACATTGGGAAGTGTGAATAAACAAAGGGATCAGGGTGTCCTTATCCTGCAGATTAgacagacaggtgcagcaagcattTAGGAAGGCTATGGTGTATTGATCTTCAATGCAACAGATTTTCAATTCAGAAGTAAGGATGACTTCATGTAGTCAGGgccttgtgtgcagtttttgtttcCCGACTTAAGAAAGAACAGAGGGAGGTTCACTGGGCTGATGCTGGGAATCAAGGGAGTGTTAAAGGATGAGCAGGGATTTGattaaaatttataaaattctaacagggctcaactctgtcctaaagcTGCCCCCCCCACCCTTAATCTTGAGACCATATCCCCTAGTCTCATCCACCagcagaaacaacttg
The Hemiscyllium ocellatum isolate sHemOce1 chromosome 13, sHemOce1.pat.X.cur, whole genome shotgun sequence DNA segment above includes these coding regions:
- the mrpl44 gene encoding 39S ribosomal protein L44, mitochondrial, which translates into the protein MAALMLSRRVLGPFGQRFALSQTISFTQTREKKRWMRAYVQLMERKKKLEGPPPPRPRSQQPNWDYHAEVEAFSHRLNENFNLDLLKTAFVNPCYIMSEEARRQELKLEREEITLNLKDNQQLFEKGLSFANKYLQDCFSSAYPNLPADGVSALTGHITGSQIVCHVARNLAVEDLTLSAEFPVPQEVLQKTFFALIGALLESSGPARATLFVRDFLITQLIGKDLFEIWPVVNPMGLLVEEMNKRKMALPESRLTRQSGVSTVLPVYFVGLYSDKQLIAEGPGETVLSAEEESARVALRKIYGYTENRRPWDYSNPTKQPTAAKALCN